The following coding sequences are from one Haliotis asinina isolate JCU_RB_2024 chromosome 3, JCU_Hal_asi_v2, whole genome shotgun sequence window:
- the LOC137277062 gene encoding uncharacterized protein produces MSDTSPEQPLDTLYSPRAIGQIPRRGGYVNRFKFQRERLKALQSFDDKFPKSYPIKKTLPKLAHLRLDREDTNVSSISSKSVETIKLPSVSSNTKKSLHAKPDPPVRTLHLRLYPDHFSRIAHSLPSLPSIPGSPGPIQANASPVEVSPDNEVASEPQSKPVVIPSKHRYEVIAFQKTIHTEKHENSGFGHPGKFRKHTLYHLDESPQKSAREEDGRKQVDIPRLVIKAPVKPKRRPHRSNQGSDAQSDGALAHRKWKENCGCLRCQMIKRYWSEGDSQYKIWGEYPCHHVDPKAVADDED; encoded by the exons ATGTCGGACACGTCACCAGAGCAGCCCTTAGATACCCTGTATAGTCCCAGGGCAATTGGACAAATCCCCCGAAGAGGAGGATATGTCAACAGGTTCAAGTTCCAGAGGGAGAGACTAAAAGCACTGCAGTCCTTCGACGATAAATTCCCAAAGAGCTACCCTATCAAGAAAACTTTACCCAAG CTAGCTCACCTTAGACTGGATAGAGAGGACACTAATGTTTCTTCTATCAGCTCCAAGTCTGTAGAGACCATAAAACTACCATCAGTCAGCTCTAACACCAAGAAGTCTCTCCATGCCAAGCCTGACCCTCCTGTGCGGACACTCCATCTGAGG CTGTACCCTGACCATTTCTCCAGGATTGCCCATTCTCTTCCAAGCCTGCCATCCATCCCCGGCTCTCCAGGACCAATCCAGGCCAACGCATCCCCTGTAGAAGTTTCCCCTGACAATGAAGTTGCATCTGAACCGCAGTCCAAGCCAGTCGTTATACCCAGCAAACACAGATACGAGGTCATTGCCTTTCAGAAGACCATCCACACAGAAAAACATGAGAACAGCGGTTTTGGACACCCAGGAAAATTTCGAAAACACACTCTATACCATCTTGATGAAAGCCCCCAGAAATCTGCCCGAGAGGAAGATGGGAGAAAGCAAGTAGACATTCCTCGCCTGGTGATCAAAGCTCCAGTTAAACCTAAGCGACGACCACATAGGTCTAATCAGGGGAGTGATGCCCAAAGTGATGGAGCCTTAGCACACAGGAAGTGGAAAGAGAATTGTGGGTGTTTGCGTTGTCAGATGATCAAGCGATACTGGAGTGAAGGCGATTCCCAGTATAAGATCTGGGGAGAGTATCCCTGTCACCATGTTGACCCTAAGGCTGTTGCTGATGACGAGGACTAA